The following are encoded together in the Lathyrus oleraceus cultivar Zhongwan6 chromosome 3, CAAS_Psat_ZW6_1.0, whole genome shotgun sequence genome:
- the LOC127132497 gene encoding hydrophobic protein RCI2A produces the protein MGTATCIDIIVAILLPPLGVFLKFGCKVEFWLCLVLTLLGYLPGILYAIYAITK, from the exons atGGGTACAGCTACCTGCATCGATATCATCGTTGCCATCCTCCTTCCACCTCTCGGCGTCTTCCTCAAATTTGGCTGCAAA GTTGAGTTCTGGCTCTGTTTGGTGCTCACCCTTTTAGGTTATCTTCCTGGAATCCTCTATGCCATCTATGCTATCACTAAATGA